DNA from Eucalyptus grandis isolate ANBG69807.140 chromosome 5, ASM1654582v1, whole genome shotgun sequence:
TAAATTGAGAGCTATTCACTAATCAGAAATTTACTTGGCAATAAAGGAAAATTGCAAGGTGAATTTAtatatgtcacgccccgaaccccgagacatCCCTCGGCGCTTGATTAAAATGTGACGTTTCAGGACGCGTTGCCGACCCTTGAGAGTCACTCGATGCCACACCATTTGACTTCATCAAGGAAGTAACTTTGACATATAATATGCaacaaaatcaaatccaaaatgatggtaaatatttttagttcattttcaggtttcagCTAAACACCGGAAGATATTGTAATTtgcttggaaaatgacttcctagaatatattttccaagaatGTCACATTTTCCGCGACACAAACGGATTTAGTCCCTCATATCATGTGACTACAATAAGAAAGATGAAGCATAGTAAGATCTTATTTACCATGCAATGTGGTGCATAATCTATTAGTGAATTAATGAAGTTGTCATCTTTACCTACCGAATTGCTTGGTAGAGGAACTTTATAAGTGATTTCAATATTCTCAGCACTGGTTCGACATTTGCATCTTTCTCGAACTCCAGCATGGATTGGTTACAGTTGAGACCTTGAGTGAAAAAGAAACTTCAACTACCAAAAAATATTACAGAAAGTTGACATCAGAAATCCCAATGGTTTGAAGCCCAAAAGATGTATCTATAGAAAAGACGACGACCTAACAGCTTGTTTGGTTGAGTAATAGAAAGAATAAGACTTTAACGGGACAAAGTTTTAATAGCTATCACGTGTTTTGACTAAAGCAATGTAATGCCAGTAGCCATTCGCTTTCAAGGGGTCTAGGTAACGTGTTTTGGGGTCCAGGATCCGATACTAGGGGTTCTAAGTCTGGCCCTCAAAGTTTTGAGCTTAAGCACCTAAGTATGAGGGTCATAGCTTGTGATCTTAAGTATACAGTTGGTAGCGATTTCATAAAATCTCATATTGTATTAGAGCAGGAGGTCTCGAGTTCAAATTATTCTAGGCCCCCATAGTTGGCACATAAAGTTTATGGTCGTTATCACCCTAGGTAGCAAATATGACGAGCTGTGGTGGTAATAACCGTAGAGTGGTTTGATATTAGAGTTTGTGTTTAGATGCTGAAGCATATGCAAAACGAATTTTTTGTTAGTGCAACAAAGGAGGAAACAGTCCTAAATTCAGAGAACCATACCAGGTAATTTGAGCATGTCTTAGATGCCAATAactgttggaatataatatgtgGAAACGacaagatcttgcaatttatgttaatgcaaaatcaccagagaaataaacaagaaataataaggacattAGAACTTTACGTGATTCTGTCCGAATATCAATATATACGTCCACGAGAAGAGCCAacaacaaataatccactataatcggagaattagAGTTCACAATTGCTCACACGCTCGAGTGTTTCCCACATCTAGATTtaacaaaaaatctaaaatatttataaataaacaacttacTTGAATGTAAACTCACTGCACAAAAATCACCACACGTTCAAGTTAAAAATATAATGCTTTATGTACATCTGATTCGCGTACATATGTTGTTgcgttcttctttcttgattgtGTGGATGGCTCCTCTTCGACTTGACGTCGTGTGGCTCCTCATAGGGTTTTATAtttgcccaaggtcaaaagtttgacctgaACTCACCAACTTTTGGCTCCACGTGCTAAGGCTTCATTCTTTCCACCatgtgcccaaagtcaaatttttgacTTTGGGCCCACCATGGATAACCTACAGGAATTCGGCTCCTCCCACAgagataaagaaagagaaaactttgtttttttttttttttttcctcttttttgcaGCCATAAAGAGTTCCAAAAAAGAAGGATTTCttcctccaatttaaaatttacttGACAAATCTTTATCTAtaaattcgatttaacaaatcattatacgaattcaaattcgaaacattaatttaacaacTTCGATAATGCAGATGCAAGTTCTGCAACATATGTGGCTGTGgaaacattaatttaacaacAACTTCCATAATGCAGATGCAAGTTCTGCAACATATATGGCTGTGGGTATTCAATAACTTGTAGACGCAGGGGTCCTTTCTGAGTCGTAAAATCAGCACATTGATATGCTTCTCTGATATTTGTGCTCCAGTCTATGTTGCGGAAAGCTCCCGAGGGGAGTCCCGCTTTCCATGAATAAAGGCCGTACGTTGACATCATTGCACGCATCAGACAAGAACATTTGAACCGGGGGGAGATGCTTCCGCACACTCCTGAACAAACACGGCGTCTTGAAGAGGATGGAACTCCCATTTCGCTGGGTCCCACGCGCTGCCTGCTGCGGGGAAAACAATTTGGTCGACTATTCGGCAACCTCGTACTCGGGTCGAAACCTGCCCGTACTTTTGAATGGTCATGGACGACAAATCTCTCACAACCTTGTCATTTGTCTGTTACCTCCGACTTGGTACGAAACAAATTAAAACCCGACGACTCCGCCGCCATGGGTTTCACGGATGCCTTCTGTAGTTTTGTTGGCGATGGCCCTCCGCACGTTGGGTCAACTCAAAAACCCGAAGAACAGAAGTAGAAGAGAAATTTCAACTTTGAATTCAACGCACGTTTCTTTGTGTTGATTTTGTCTCCGAGAAGTCGTAGACCTCGTGTCATGAGCTGCAACACCTAAAATGGGTGGCCATTGAAACTCCCCTGTCTCACCCTGAAAAGTTTCCACTTGTGTTCTTGATTCTCCCTGTCTCCGGAGCTATGCTCGGGGCATTTGTCAATGGTGGAATGCCCTTCAGCGGCAAAGACAGAGgaagtttcttccttttctccttgTTCTTCGTGTCGTCATCCCTGTTCTGGTGTTCTCGTGCAGCAAATTCAATCTCGCAAGGGCAGTTTGTCGGCAAGGACGAGACTCTAATTTCTTCTTCGGGGAACTTCGAACTGGGGTTCTTTAGCCCTCAGAATTCGTCTCGTAGATATGTTGGTATTTGGTACCGCAAGATGAGTGTTAACACAGTCGTGTGGGTTGCGAACAGAGATAGCCCTGTTTCTGATGAATCTGGAGTTTTGACAGTTTCAGGTGATGGAAATTTGGTAGTTTTAGACGGTAATAATCGCACAGTTTGGTCTAGTGGCATTAATTCATCCTCGGTGCGGACCAACTCAACAGCTGTTTTGATGGATACTGGAAATCTTGTTCTTTTGGCCAGTGCAGATGCTGGCTCTGCTAGTGCTTATGGTGATGGTAGCAATTCATATTGGCAAAGCTTCGAACACCCGACAGACACGTACTTACCTGGCATGAGAGTCAGGGTGAATCCTGTGGCTGGAGAGAACCGTGCCTTTAGGTCGTGGAAATCATTGGATGACCCTTCCTCCGGGGACTTCTTTATGGGCGTCGATCCCCGGTTGCCGCCGCAGATAGTGATCTGGGGCCAGTCAGGCCGGGAATGGAGGAGCGGGCATTGGAATGGGGTGATTTTTACCGGAGTGCAGAATATGACTGGCAATTTTCAATACGGGTTCAAGCTCTCGGACATCGATGCAGATGGAAACATGTACTTCACGTACACATCGTCAAATAGCTCCAATCTCTTGATGTTCCGTATACTTTGGAATGGGAAGGAGGAGCAGTTGGGCTGGGATGAGACTAGTAATGAGTGGACTGTGCTGCAAGAACAGCCTGCTAAGGAATGTGACCTCTATAATAAGTGTGGAAATTTTGCAATATGTAATGAAATGGACTCTCCCAAATGTAGTTGCATGGAAGGGTTCAGTCCAAAGTCACCGGATCAATGGAACAGGGGTAACTGGTCCGCGGGTTGTGCTCGGAAGACCCAATTACAGTGTCGGGACAACAGCAGCATTTCAGTGGGAGATGGCAGCAGGATGGACGGCTTTTTGAAATTGGATGGCGTGAAGTTGCCAGATTTCGCAGATTCTATTTCAGCCTCTAGCACGGAAGAGTGTGAGGCGAAGTGTCTGGAGAATTGTACGTGCGACGCTTATGCATTTGCTATAGGCATCGAGTGCCTGCTGTGGAGCGAGGAATTGACAGATGTGCAGCTTATTGACGAGGGTGGACTGACCCTCCAAATTCGTCTCGCCAATTCTGAATTAGGTACCATCTCTTTTCGATATTTCCCtttgcaatttgaaaatttgatgattgtCTCTGTAAGTAATGTTTCCTATTCCTTGTGATCTCCTTTAGCATGATAAAGGCCAACACCGATTCTGTGACTAAGCTAAAAAAAGCACTGagattattttatataaaagtaAGTTAATGAAGGTTGAGGATTATAAAATTAGCGTAACTGAATAAGATGAATCTAGCCTTGCGTATTATCAGAAAGGTATGAAATTAATCACTGTCAAAGGAGATCACCATAAGATGTTTCCGGTCCCGAATAGAAACTCCGGCATGAAGTTGAAGTATCAGAACATTACACATGAAAAAGTCCTATTCATCAGCATATCATGAATAGACAATACATCTGTTGTCACAGAAGTTACCTGTGCTAATGACTTTGGATATTTTATAGAATACTTGCGCACTTTCCAACTAGTGATGACCCATATAACgtaatttctttctcttgtctATGTATAGGAACAAAGAGCAAAATATCGAACCTGTTCATAATAATTATTGTCTTGGTTGGAGCGTTTGTTCTTGGTGTAGCAGTATGGTTGTTGCGGAGGTTCAAGGACAATTTGAAAGGTGAGATTTTATTCTGTGAAGTGAATAATTATTGGTCCTTAATTTCTTATTTACACGTGAGTGAACTTTAAATACAGGATTCTCATTTTTCACCGGAAAAACAAGGAACTTCCCTTGTCTCACGATTTTGTTGAGAACGGAGAGCTATCTGCTGAATTATCCAGACCAAATGGTCTGGCTAGAGATGATAAGCAAGTAGGAGGAGCTGACATACCAGTGTTCAACTTCAGTACTATCGAAGCTGCAACAAACTTCTTTTCTGAAGAAAACAAGCTCGGACTGGGAGGATTTGGTCCTGTATACAAGGTAAAGCTATATGATCACCAGTTGTAGACTTTGAAATGTCATAGATGCATACTTAATTGTCTACCCTCTGAATCAGCAGGGAAAGCTTTTTGGAGGACAAGAAATAGCTGTTAAGAGGCTTTCAAGGAAGTCGAGCCAGGGGCTTGAGGAATTTAAGAACGAGGTTATGTTAATTGCAAAATTACAACACAGAAATCTCGTGGGACTCCTTGGATTTTGCGTTCAAGGGGAAGATAAGATGCTCGTTTACGAGTACATGCCCAACAAGAGCTTggattgttttatttttggtatgCTGAGGCAAAGATTTGAAGTTGGTCTTATGCATTCCACGAAAGAATTGTCTTGAAATTTATTCATGTGTGTTTTgttcacttttcaaaatttaatgcAGATCCAGTGATGCGAGCACAACTAGATTGGAAGAAACGTTTCGAGATTATTGAAGGGATAGCACGAGGCCTCCTCTATCTCCATCGAGACTCTAGACTAAGGATTATCCATCGTGACCTAAAAGTTAGTAACATTTTGTTGGACAAAGAAATGAACCCGAAAATatcagattttggcatggcGAGAATTTTCGGTACAAACGAAAATGAAGCGAGTACCAATCGAGTGGTTGGCACATAGTAAGTTGAATTTCTTCCTAGTGAGAAAACCAATGTGCTTATCTAACTCCAAATGTTTGATTAGTGTGGAGTGGACTGACTCATCTGCCAATTTAATTGCAGTGGTTATATGTCTCCAGAGTATGCGATGGAAGGTCTATTTTCTGTCAAATCCGATGTGTACAGTTTTGGGATATTGTTATTGGAGATCATTATTGGCAAGAAAAACTTAGGGTTTCACACGCCAGAACATTCTAATCTTATCAGCCATGTGAGTTCATCTTTGTCTTTATACAAGCTACTAGGCACCAAAACTCTCATTTTAGGAGATGTATGCATCTGCTTCAATTGTTTTGCTAAAAACTGCCTTTGATTAGGGTTGTCCCAGTCTGGTTTCGACTTCTGCATTGCCTGTAGCTTAGAAATTATCATTCATATTTAAAATCATAGTGCTATCAACGGATTTTGTCCAGGACAATATACATTTGAACTCGCTACACGTTTGTTTATATGTAAGGTGTTACTGGAACTGTTTTTCACGTAAGTGCACAACGATTTCAGGCATGGCATCGTTGGAATGGAGGGAAGGGGATTGAGCTTATTGATCCCTGTATCAGGGATTCATGCTCTACGGATGAGGTATTGCGATGCATACAAATCGGTCTGTTGTGCGTGCAGGACTCCACCGTAGATAGACCGGCCATGCCTTCTGTTGTGCTACTATTAGGAAGCGAAACAGTGGATCTTCCAATCCCGAAACTACCCATGTCAATCTCGATCACGGCTCCATGGATACTTATTCTTTGTTCGAAAGCCAAGAAATCGAGTCATCCAATGGCATTACAGTTAGCTCCGTGGATGGTAGATAGGGCCAACGCAATGTATTaaatctttctcttcctctgctcCTGAGATCTTTACGACTAGAAAAGTGTTCTTGAAATTGTGCGGATGTACTTCTGTTTAAAGGATGCAcgcgaaatagaaaaattacaaCTCGATTTCTTGGTTTTGATATTGAAAGCGTCTTGATTGCTCTTGATTCTGTAGTTTCACATTCGATTGCGTTTAGACAGGCATTTCAGGTTAAAGTTATTGCCCTGTGACCTCTGGCTCGAGTTGCGGAAACAGGCTTTTTCAGGTTCTGTAACTGAAGTGGGATTTCATCTTTTGGGACCAGCAAATTGCCTTGTCTGTCTAGTCAATGTGATTATATACACTGTCTAATGTTTCACATGTGAAGCTCGTTTGCACGGGAGAGGGAATGTTAACGGATATTCTCAACCTATGAGCTGGGGGctcgttttcaaatttttgaaccAAAGTCAATCTTACTTCACTAGTATATATACACGCACATACGGTTCGTGAGTGATAGTATAATGCTCTCATCATTGATAAACGTCAAAATTTCACTTAAGGACgaataatgaaaatttcaattaccATCCTCACTGTGCATAGCTTGAGCCTGACCGCCATGGCCATGAGCTCACGGTTCAAAGCAGGGCTCAAGCCCGAGCCCTGTGGTGTGCTCTTTAAACTCAGGTGTGAGACGAGGGGAAAATGGTGATATGGTCAATGTGGCTATGGCTAAAAGCGCGTCGGCGGTGTTGGGCGGTGGCAAGCATTACACCTGGTTTTGGTTTGGGTCACTGTGGACGTTGGATAGGTAACGTGGTGATGGGTATGTTTTATGCAGTCAAATGAGTCTTTTACGGTTTGGATTTTGCAAATTGcaagttttgaaaaatgaggATGCAGATTGAATAGATGGCAAAACTGGAAATGGTTTTTGAAGAATTTGGAACCAGGGCCACAGAAGAACAAGTTATGCTTAGCATATTAATTCCCTCAGGTGAGCCTCAGATCTGGCCTAAGACTAATATTTCCACAACTTTTCACTCTTTCTTTCAACCTGAAGAGATTGCTTGGTTCAGGAGAGTCGCACTGAGACTCGCGCCTAAAAATCAAGAACTCTCGACCGGAAAAGCAGATATGACCAAGGAATCCCAACGATTAACTGCCCTGAAAATAGCCTAATGGAACTTGATTTGGCACAACGCTTGCTTTCATTGAACAAGATCTAAACAAAGGAGGACATGAATTACCTAAGGTCAAGCTATATATGAGCCACGGAGAATATAGTTCTTTGAAAGTGATTGCTATTGAGAGCAATTGCCAAATAATACACCAAGCTGTCGATCAAATATTTGACATGTGTATACCAGTGGAATGTCGGCATTCTGTGACGGTGCTTAGTCTGCCATTATCAAGGTCCAGTACACAAGGACTTTCATGCATGACATAACATGAACTTAGTAGCAGTTGTCTCAATAAGAATTTATTCACTATACCTTGGTTTGACTGGCCTTGCTTCACGGTTGATCCTGGATTATTCCATTCCAATCGTATGAGAAAACGGTGCAATTTTTGAAAGGCGTGTGAAGTGGACTATTTTTGAATTAGCAAGCACAACTAAAATCTCCTTGTCATTTGTTCTTGTAGTATTTTATTAATACGttcatgatggggtgcgattagAACGCACCGTTTCGTCTTGATATGCTACAATGGAAAGACACCATTTGAAAGGATATGTGGGggagtcatataaaagactcATGAAGAGAACCATTGAGATGGTTGGCAAAACGTACGCTCAgaaatttctctcattttcttgttccattttcatcaaagaaaaaagaaggcatTCCATTTCTCCTTCACGAGAACAATTGGCATTTATGTTGTGAAAATCGGATGTTCTTCTCTTGACTACATTCAGACTAACATGAAGTAATATTGTTCGTGATTCATCTGCAATTCAACGATATGCAATTCAACGATCGTTCCGAGGTAAATTGTTGACTGTGCATTGGAAATAGGTAAGTTGTTTTCCGCCGACTTTCTTCCTATAGTTCTCATGACATATTACTCCGTTCATCTGCTTCCTGGTTTGAGCCTCTTTTTTAGAATTGAACACTGGttttgtcacaccccgattcaCAAGAAAAAGGGCATGACACGGCCTTCCTTTCACCAAAGGACACATCCTCAACATAACCACAATTCAACCCGATATCAACATATATGCATCCATatatatgacaaaaatggtattTGGTGATAATATCAGAGTATTTTTACAATCCACCGAACCAAAACATATACCTACTACAAAGACACTTATAAACTTATCAACTGTGCACAAAAAATTTCCACCACAAAGGTCCTCCTTGAACGAACGCTCATGCCTATTTATGACTCactgaagaacctgaaaaacaagtagATGAGAGGAGTGAGCTACCACGGCTTAGTGAGTAGCACATTTCTTTTAAGCGGATCAAtaaatcactatgcacatttaaaacacaATCGTAACTCATTTTATCATAATACATAATCATAATTCAAATACTGAAGATATCAATGGTCCAGTCCATtaatcaatctcataaaacatgtataaatggtctattccattgattaatctcatcaaatcacatcgatggtccattccattaaccaaactcaaatcacacgtcaatggtccacttcattgaccaattcatgctcaaatgtctaaccatggtcacgcGTAACGCTTGTGACAagacgaccaagattcccccttAGTAaatctccacctattattagccggtggctCAACCCACAAGAATATCTTAGATTAGTATGCACAGACCCACACACCCTCAGGAACCACAAAGACATTGAGCACCAACTACCAATCACAATATCCAGTAATCTAACATAAGAAAGAAAGTCATATCACAACtcaatatttaatatataaatatcaaagcattctccaaaacatttcaagatatTTCATAGAGAATTTtacaaatcatttttcaaacaacCATCAAATCGAAGTCGAAATATAATTCCATTCGAACAATAAAAATGACAGTAATAGTTCAATTatgttttatgcaacaaaatatgttttttatcaatttatagACCACGTTTgtcaaaacatgagtttaaaatacaaagaagaaatagtgtcactcatatgggaaaagccaaaaattaaCTACGACGCTCATTCGAACCAACGTACTCGGATCCCTAACAATTAAcggaaaaacaatatcaaaaggccGAGTAAAAAGAATATTTGCATAATGATTCGTCTATACTAGGCCTATTTGTCAATGAAACCACACCTATGCACCACAAAAGCTCACATTTAGCGGAAACCCATCATTTCCCGCTAGGTGCAGTCCATGCGCCAACTTCATcacgccataacttcctccacaaaattccgttTCAAGCCGTCTTATAGTCTTTATAAAGCTCTCTTAACATacaacaacaaccccaactcaGCTGCCCCCAAACAAtaccaaaaacaacaaaaaaagagactcaaagcTACTATTCGCTATAGTTCCAAAATGCGcccccaacttcaaaattccgttCCGGATAAACCGCAAGCTCAAATCTTAATTTGTaagatgctatagcttcacaacatcccaaaataccattctataaaaatatacagctcaatgactcaaaaatcaaGCTTCGCCACAcaaatatccaaaaaatccGAATTTCAAGCCCTAATTACGGCGATTTCTTCAAATGAGTGCTTAAAGGCTTCGATTTCTTATCAATGTTGCAAAACACACTTGAGTTGGCTTGATGAGGCATTTGGATCACGAGtgtggcaatttttttgtccctttttcctttctcttctttctctttttccccgTTTCTTTCATTCcctgcttcttctctttcttctctttctctctctctctctctctctctctcaaaacacAGCCGAAGGTTCAGCCTTCAGAAGCTTCCACAGTCCTCCTTCAgcttccctttttccctttttacttttcaaactcttgtctctctctctctcttaaaacaTAAAAACACAGCTGAAGGTTCCACAGTCCTCCTTCAGCTTCcgttttttacttttcaaactctctctctctctctctctctctctctctcttaaaacaTAGTCGAAACACAGCCGAAGATTCCACAGTCCTCCTTCAGCttcctttttaacttttcaaactctctctctcttctctcttcagcttcccttttttaaaacatagtctctctctcttaaacACAGCCGAAGATTCCACAGTCCTCCTTCAGCttcctttttaacttttcaaactctctctctctctttttcacttAAAAGTCACAGCCGAAGGTTCCACAGTCCTCCTTCAGCTtcccttttttacttttcaaactctctctctctctctcttaaaacaCAGCCGAAGGTTCCACAGTCCTCCTTCACCttccttttttaacttttcaaactctctctcttttttaaaacaCAGCCGAAGGTTCCACAGTCCTCCTTTAGCTtcccttttttacttttcaaactctttattttcctttttattttattttcttttagagCCCATATATTACAGTCAAAATTTCACTTAAGGACgaataatgaaaatttcaattaccATCATCACTGTGCATAGCTCGAGCCTGACCGCCATGGGCATGAGCTCACGGTTCAAAGCAGAGCTCAAGCCCGAGCCCTGTGGCTGTGCTCTTTCAAAGCTCAGGTGTGAGACGAGGGGAAAATGGTGATATGATCAATGTGGCTATGGCTGGTAGCGCGTTGGCAGTGTTGGGCGGTGGCAAACATTACACCTGGTTTTGGTTTGGGTCACTGCGGACGTCGGATAGGTAACGTGGTGATTGAGTCTTTTATGGTTTGGATTTTGCAAATTGCAAGTTTGGAAAAATGAGGATGCAGATTGATAGAGATGGCAAAACTGAAAATGGTTTTTGAAATCTTTCACAAGAATTTGGAGCAAGGGTCACAGAAGAACAAGTTATGCTTAGCATATTAATTCCCTTAAGTGAGCCTCAGATCTGGCCCAAGACTAATATTTCCGTAACTTTTCGCTCTTTCTTTCAACCTGAAGAGATTGCTTGGTTCAGGAGAGTCGCACTGAGACTCACGCCTAAAAATCAGGAACTCTCGTGAGGAAAAGCAGACATGACCAAGAAATCCCAACAATTAAATGCCCCGAAAATAGCCTAACGGAACCTGATTTGGCACAACGTTTGCTTTCATTGAACTAGATCTGAACAAAGGAGGACATAAATTACCTAAGGTCAGGTTATATATGAGCACGGAGACTATAGTCCTTTGAAAGTGATCGCTATTGAGAGCAATTGCCAAATAATACACCAAGCTGTCAATCAAATATTTGACATGTATATACCAGTGGAATGTCGGCATTCTGTGACGGTGCTTGAACTGAGTCTGCCATTATCAAGGTCCAGTACACAAGGACTTTCATGCATGACATAACATGAACTTAGTAGCAGTTGTCTCAATAAGAATTTATTCACTATACCTTGGTTTGACAGGCCTTGCTTCATAGTTGATCCTGGATTAATCCATTCCAATCGTCTGATCAAACGGTGCAGTTTTTGAAAGGCGTGTGAAGTGGACAATTTTTGAATTAGCAAGCACATCTATAATCTCCTTGTCATTTGTTCTCATAAAGTATTACTCTGTTCATCTGCTTTCTGGTTCGAGCGCTTGAAGGCAACTTGGTTTACAACATAACCGCATCAGAGCCTCTTTTTCAGAATTGAACACTGGTCTTGAAAATGAAATCTTCAAGTTTGGGTTCTTTGCGTTTCATGGATAGGAAAACCAGCATGTAGGAATATGGTCTAACAACATGACTCCCTCCAAAATTGTTTAGGTGGTGTATAGGGGCTGGCCCCTTGCTTGCTCTGACTGGTCCGTGAGCTTGACAATAGGGAGCGATGGAAATCTGAAGCTTCTCGACAGGCAGCGAAATGCTGTCCGGTCCACCGATGCAAAGGTCCACAGTGCTATCAGATTACAGAACACATGATATATACAACTCCCTAGAGCCCAGGCGGGGCGCTAACATTACATGTTCTATAGCTAGATTTTGTGGCCTGTCACCCAAGGTGGCAAACACGATAACCCACGGTGGTAGTAATTATGAAGGGGATTGAAATTAGAGTTTGGATATCTGGAATGATTACGGGCTTTCCGCTGATGTTTTAGATATAAAGGGTTTCTTTTTTGTGGGACTTTCTGCTGGCAATTTGGTCTTTCTGATTATGCTattttgtgtttagatacaaaagTATGCAGAGTGAAAATTTTACGTGGTGCTACCTAGGAGGACACGGTCCTTAAATCAAAGAAACAAACTGGGTAATCATAGCCTCTCTTAGAAAGCAACAACTTCCAAAATCCAGGTCTAAGTTCTGCAAAATTTCGACTGGTGTGGTCTCCCAATAACCCGGAGATTTCCTTGGAGAAGGCAACACTGATGTGTGCTTCTCTCATATGTGCGCCATCCTATATTGAGGAAAGCTTCTGAGGAGAGTCGTGCATTCAAGCAATGCAGGTCGTAAATTGACACTGTTACAAGGACCAAACGAGCATTCGGACCAATGTATGTGTATGCGGGCATGCACTCTGGCATTTTATGCGGCAAAAACAGAgcaagtttcttccttttctccttgTTTTTCGTGTGTTCATCTCTGTCTCCATATTCTCGTGCAGCAAAT
Protein-coding regions in this window:
- the LOC104447436 gene encoding G-type lectin S-receptor-like serine/threonine-protein kinase B120; translation: MLGAFVNGGMPFSGKDRGSFFLFSLFFVSSSLFWCSRAANSISQGQFVGKDETLISSSGNFELGFFSPQNSSRRYVGIWYRKMSVNTVVWVANRDSPVSDESGVLTVSGDGNLVVLDGNNRTVWSSGINSSSVRTNSTAVLMDTGNLVLLASADAGSASAYGDGSNSYWQSFEHPTDTYLPGMRVRVNPVAGENRAFRSWKSLDDPSSGDFFMGVDPRLPPQIVIWGQSGREWRSGHWNGVIFTGVQNMTGNFQYGFKLSDIDADGNMYFTYTSSNSSNLLMFRILWNGKEEQLGWDETSNEWTVLQEQPAKECDLYNKCGNFAICNEMDSPKCSCMEGFSPKSPDQWNRGNWSAGCARKTQLQCRDNSSISVGDGSRMDGFLKLDGVKLPDFADSISASSTEECEAKCLENCTCDAYAFAIGIECLLWSEELTDVQLIDEGGLTLQIRLANSELGTKSKISNLFIIIIVLVGAFVLGVAVWLLRRFKDNLKVNFKYRILIFHRKNKELPLSHDFVENGELSAELSRPNGLARDDKQVGGADIPVFNFSTIEAATNFFSEENKLGLGGFGPVYKGKLFGGQEIAVKRLSRKSSQGLEEFKNEVMLIAKLQHRNLVGLLGFCVQGEDKMLVYEYMPNKSLDCFIFDPVMRAQLDWKKRFEIIEGIARGLLYLHRDSRLRIIHRDLKVSNILLDKEMNPKISDFGMARIFGTNENEASTNRVVGTYGYMSPEYAMEGLFSVKSDVYSFGILLLEIIIGKKNLGFHTPEHSNLISHAWHRWNGGKGIELIDPCIRDSCSTDEVLRCIQIGLLCVQDSTVDRPAMPSVVLLLGSETVDLPIPKLPMSISITAPWILILCSKAKKSSHPMALQLAPWMVDRANAMY